TCCCAGCACGACAAATCCCAAATGGCTCACGGAAGAATACGCGACAAGTTTTTTCATATCGGGCTGCACCATTGAAACGAGCGCGCCGTAAATGATTCCGATAACTGCAAGCATTGATAAATACGGAGCAAACGTGATTGATGCCTGCGGAAACAGCGGAATGCAAAATCGCAACATTCCATACGTTCCCATTTTCAATAATACGCCGGCGAGAATGACGCTTCCCGCAGTTGGCGCTTGAACGTGCGCATCGGGAAGCCACGTGTGAAATGGGAACAACGGAACTTTAATTGCAAAACTCAATGCGAACGCAGCAAACAACCACAATTGAATTGTTGCGGGAATTGTCGGCGCGATTTTTAAAAGTTCTTCGTAATTCACGGTGAACACTCCGTTCGGCATTGTTGAAGAATAATATCCAAGCCACAAAATTGCAACGAGCATCAACAAACTTCCGAACATCGTAAAAAGAAAAAATTTAACTGCGGCATACACTCGCTGCTCGCCTCCCCAAATCCCGATAATAAAATACATCGGAATGAGCATCGCTTCCCAAAAAATGTAGAAGAGAAATAAATCAAGCGAACAAAATACGCCCAACATTCCAACTTCGAGAAACAAAAACATCGCAACAAATTGTTTGACATTTTTTGTAATCGAATTCCAAGATGAAAGAAGCGCGATGGGAGTGAGAAATGTTGTGAGTAAAATAAGAAGCAGTGAAATTCCATCAATGCCGAGATGCCAGCCGATATTGAGCGATGCAATCCAAGGAATGTTTTCAACGAATTGCATTTCTGTTTTTGTAACATCGAACTGGAAATATGCAAACAGCGACATTACAAACA
Above is a genomic segment from Ignavibacteria bacterium containing:
- a CDS encoding NADH-quinone oxidoreductase subunit M, with protein sequence MQFHLLSYLILTPLVGGVLLLFLNKEQEAAAKTLALAISIGVFVMSLFAYFQFDVTKTEMQFVENIPWIASLNIGWHLGIDGISLLLILLTTFLTPIALLSSWNSITKNVKQFVAMFLFLEVGMLGVFCSLDLFLFYIFWEAMLIPMYFIIGIWGGEQRVYAAVKFFLFTMFGSLLMLVAILWLGYYSSTMPNGVFTVNYEELLKIAPTIPATIQLWLFAAFALSFAIKVPLFPFHTWLPDAHVQAPTAGSVILAGVLLKMGTYGMLRFCIPLFPQASITFAPYLSMLAVIGIIYGALVSMVQPDMKKLVAYSSVSHLGFVVLGIFSGTEEGIQGATIQMINHGLSTGCLFLLVGMIYDRRHTRLISEFGGIAKVMPIFATLFMLVTLSSAGLPGLNGFVGEFLILLGAFKSTLLANKAYAILSATGVILAAVYLLWMYQRVIFGNITNEKNKSLVDLSMREIFVLALPLIFIVWLGIYPSTFMKLSSTASKVVVEKIHGMTNMAHAKTQSR